The DNA region AGAGAGTTTTACGTAACTCCTCGTCATTCCTACGAAAGTAGGAATCCAATTCCGATAAAAGTGAAAAATGAGACTAAGAGTCAGCCCTTGCCATCTCTGGTCACACGTCGAGCGGGGCGGATATTTTTTGTGGTTTTTTGCGATCGCCGTTGCCCGTGTGTCACACGTAGCGCCGCCTTATGTTGCCGCTGCACCAATTGCCTCAGCGCTACCGGAGCCAACACTTGCACTTGTGGGCCATAGCTCGTTACCCACGCTACTAACGCAGGGCTTATAGGCGCTGATAACTCAACCTCTAATTCGCCCGTGCTCATAAGTTGTGCCCGCTGCGATGGATGTACGGTATGCTCGCCAATCAACGGCGCAATTGCGGCGGCAAAACGCAGGCGCACAGTAGTGGGCACGCCATGCCAAGGACCAAAGGTGCCATGTAATACCGTCGTTGGTATTAATTCATCATGTCGTTCAAAATATTCACCAGTAGTGTGCACTGCCATTGCACGATCGACCAAGAATGTTCGTAACTCTTTACGTAAATGACAATAGCCAATCACATAGATAGCGCCAGCTTGCAGATGCAAATGATACGGGTCAACTCGGCGCTCGGTCGCCTGCGACTCGCTGCGTTTACGATATACAAGCACTACGCTTTGCCGGCGTTCAACTGCTTCTACTAGTTTACTTACTAGGTCAGCTTGCGCATGGTAGTTATGATTCACCCATGATGTCGCCGACACCAGTGTCGCTGCAGCTTGGGCACGTTCACGTAACTCTTTTGGTATCGCCCCTGCAATTTTAGTTACAAGCGTAGCCAAGACCCCTCAACAAGCAAGAGGTGCACTCTATTTAATTTTTTTCCCAGTCGTAGTCAGTGACAATGTCCCATGCTTGACCCCGCGAGTGCCGATTAAGGCATCGGCAATTTTTTGCACTTGTTTGGCATTACCGCGTACCGCAATCATTTCAAGACAATTATCATGGTCTAAATGAATATGCGTTGCCGCTAAGACTAAATCATGATGGTCATGTTGAATGCTGGTTAGGCGATCAGATAAGTCATGTTTATGGTGGTCATAAACAATAGTTATAGTACCAGTGACATCAGCATTATCATGCCATTCATCTTGCACCAAAGCGTTACGAATTAAATTGCGCAAAGCTTCAGAGCGATTGTTCCACCCATGTTTTTTGGCTATGCGTAGAAAACGGTTAAGCAAATCAGTTTCAATCGAAACGCTAAAACGAGACAATTTATCCAAAATTTGCCTCCTGTTGACAACGCCATGAATTTGTGATGTGCAGTGTTACGAAATAAAAAAACGTAACACTGAATTATTTGTTTTTAATTCAGCAAATACTAAAAAGGTACATTATGCAAAAGCTATCTAAAAAGCTAGTCATGTTAATGGTAATAACACTCGTTAATATTTGTGCTTGCGGTGATAACAAAGATGAAGCCGCACAAGTAATACTTTACAATAATTTCGATAACCCCGATATGCCTTATCAACCTTTATGGACTATATGCAAATCGTCTTATCTAGGTGTTGAATTCGCCAAAATAGGTTGGGGTGAAAAAAGTGCCCAGCAAGAAGTCAAGCCGGGTCTAGATTATGTCTAT from Deltaproteobacteria bacterium includes:
- a CDS encoding WYL domain-containing protein; the encoded protein is MATLVTKIAGAIPKELRERAQAAATLVSATSWVNHNYHAQADLVSKLVEAVERRQSVVLVYRKRSESQATERRVDPYHLHLQAGAIYVIGYCHLRKELRTFLVDRAMAVHTTGEYFERHDELIPTTVLHGTFGPWHGVPTTVRLRFAAAIAPLIGEHTVHPSQRAQLMSTGELEVELSAPISPALVAWVTSYGPQVQVLAPVALRQLVQRQHKAALRVTHGQRRSQKTTKNIRPARRVTRDGKG
- the nikR gene encoding nickel-responsive transcriptional regulator NikR yields the protein MDKLSRFSVSIETDLLNRFLRIAKKHGWNNRSEALRNLIRNALVQDEWHDNADVTGTITIVYDHHKHDLSDRLTSIQHDHHDLVLAATHIHLDHDNCLEMIAVRGNAKQVQKIADALIGTRGVKHGTLSLTTTGKKIK